A genomic segment from Bradyrhizobium sp. CB1015 encodes:
- a CDS encoding 3-hydroxyacyl-CoA dehydrogenase NAD-binding domain-containing protein, whose translation MTNTKPIRRVAIIGTGVIGASWAAQYLAKGLEVVATDIAPDAESALRKFVKSAWPALERLGLSPGASQAKLRFTADLAEAVAGVDLVQENGPERLEFKQKLYKQLDELLPPDVIIASSSSGIKMSDIQSGAALHPERCVIGHPFNPPHLIPLVEVVGGTRTSEQTIQRAIAFYKSIGKKAVRLNKEMPGHVANRLQGALAREVYYLVAEDVLSAADVDDALSWGPGLRWGIMGNMMLNHLGGGPGGIEHFLHQFAGPFTATWKTLGMPELTPEVQRKLIDGVHAEVGSRSIEELEAERDETLLGLLELRARRSEKRAP comes from the coding sequence ATGACCAATACCAAACCCATTCGTCGCGTCGCAATCATCGGCACTGGCGTGATCGGCGCCAGCTGGGCCGCGCAGTACCTCGCCAAGGGACTCGAAGTCGTCGCGACGGACATCGCACCCGACGCGGAATCCGCGCTGCGCAAGTTCGTGAAGTCGGCCTGGCCGGCGCTCGAAAGGCTGGGCCTGTCGCCTGGCGCGTCGCAGGCGAAGCTGAGGTTCACGGCCGACCTGGCCGAAGCGGTCGCCGGTGTCGACCTGGTCCAGGAGAACGGACCCGAGCGGCTAGAGTTCAAGCAGAAACTATACAAGCAGCTCGACGAGCTGCTGCCGCCGGATGTGATCATCGCGTCGAGCTCGTCCGGGATCAAGATGAGCGACATTCAGTCGGGCGCAGCTTTGCATCCCGAGCGCTGCGTCATCGGTCACCCCTTCAATCCGCCGCACCTGATTCCGCTGGTTGAGGTCGTCGGCGGGACCAGGACCTCGGAACAGACGATCCAGCGCGCGATCGCGTTCTACAAGTCGATCGGCAAGAAAGCCGTCCGGCTCAACAAGGAAATGCCGGGCCATGTCGCCAACCGCCTGCAGGGCGCACTGGCGCGAGAAGTCTACTACCTCGTTGCAGAGGACGTGCTGAGCGCTGCGGACGTCGACGATGCCTTGTCCTGGGGTCCGGGTCTGCGCTGGGGCATCATGGGCAACATGATGCTCAACCATCTCGGCGGCGGCCCGGGCGGCATCGAGCATTTCTTGCACCAGTTTGCCGGTCCGTTTACCGCAACGTGGAAGACCCTCGGTATGCCCGAGCTGACTCCAGAGGTGCAGAGGAAGCTGATCGACGGCGTTCATGCCGAGGTCGGATCGCGCAGCATCGAAGAGCTCGAAGCAGAGAGAGATGAAACTCTTCTCGGCCTGCTGGAACTGCGCGCCAGGCGTTCGGAGAAGCGTGCTCCGTAA